Proteins encoded within one genomic window of Prauserella marina:
- a CDS encoding F0F1 ATP synthase subunit epsilon: protein MAEMSVELVAVERLLWSGKASFVVAQTTEGEIGVMPGHEPVLGQLVEGGIVKINTTDGDTLTAAVFGGFLSITHDSVSVLAESAELGEEIDVAAARQALTGDDEAERARAGARLRAAGQSV, encoded by the coding sequence GTGGCTGAGATGTCTGTCGAGCTGGTGGCTGTCGAGCGCCTTCTCTGGTCCGGTAAGGCGTCGTTCGTCGTCGCCCAGACCACAGAGGGCGAGATTGGCGTCATGCCTGGCCACGAACCAGTGCTCGGCCAGTTGGTCGAGGGCGGCATCGTGAAGATCAACACGACCGACGGCGACACCCTGACGGCTGCCGTGTTCGGTGGTTTCCTGTCGATTACCCATGATTCCGTCAGTGTTCTCGCGGAATCCGCCGAGCTCGGCGAGGAGATCGACGTCGCGGCTGCGCGGCAGGCGCTCACCGGAGACGACGAGGCCGAGCGCGCCAGAGCAGGCGCGCGTCTCAGGGCGGCTGGCCAGTCGGTCTGA